The following are encoded together in the Babesia microti strain RI chromosome II, complete genome genome:
- a CDS encoding ethanolamine-phosphate cytidylyltransferase (overlaps_old_locusTagID:BBM_II03430), producing MWEEFPATVRTINSIHSLLVMVNEFIIRKDGKKVVDFALQQLPENIECVMQGQKLYSRLIDFTNTLSREKDTMQITTADSTTINDQISKLSLKKQPQMRTVRVFIDGVFDLLHSGHLNALRQAKRLGHILVVGVNSDDEVEKAKGMRPIYNENERVQLLKGCKWVDEVLIGTPYTVTPKFLDEVANCDFATHGDDIALSNSGVDVYKECREAKRLKIFKRTRGVSSSTTLKRLLDSIKMGRFNILNGESEPHKCINVNEESLRFPKYYLSSARLLKFMKDGNDGCILCDGDELYSSSFERFGDKKVVYIDGCFDIFHLGHLRAIEVAKSMGNYLIVGLYDDETVKSIKGEPFPFTNLLERALTLLAMKNVDEVILGAPYIITKRFLKGLQVDIVASGHSSDEHLYHRSPDPYAIPRQMGILNYFDSGSNWTTMDIIERVAERSFYICDNVEKRVLKEKMFYQDKDMGPFDIQEN from the exons ATGTGGGAAGAATTCCCTGCTACAGTTAGAACCATAAACAGCATCCACAGCTTGCTGGTAATGGTTAACGAGTTTATTATACGAAAAGATGGTAAGAAAGTTGTGGATTTTGCCCTGCAACAACTTCCTGAGAACATTGAGTGTGTAATGCAGGGGCAGAAACTCTATTCCAGGTTAATCGACTTCACAAATACGTTATCACGCGAAAAAGACACAATGCAGATTACTACCGCAGATTCTACAACTATAAATGATcaaatatccaaattatcgCTTAAAAAACAACCACAGATGCGCACAGTTAGGGTATTCATCGATGGCGTGTTCGATTTACTCCACTCTGGGCACTTAAACGCTCTTAGACAGGCCAAAAGATTGGGGCATATATTGGTAGTTGGGGTCAACTCTG acgATGAAGTGGAAAAGGCCAAAGGTATGCGGCCTATTTATAACGAGAATGAAAGGGTGCAGCTGCTCAAGGGATGTAAATGGGTTGATGAGGTACTAATTGGCACTCCATATACCGTAACACCCAAATTTTTGGACGAAGTGGCAAATTGCGATTTCGCTACACATGGAGATGATATAGCCTTATCAAATTCAGGAGTTGATGTATACAAGGAATGTAGGGAGGCCAAAAGATTAAAGATATTTAAACGCACTAGGG GCGTATCGTCTTCTACTACACTTAAAAGATTACTTGATTCTATCAAAATGGGAAGGTTTAATATCTTGAATGGAGAATCGGAACCgcataaatgtataaatgtTAATGAAGAGTCGCTAAGATTTCCCAAATACTATCTAAGCTCTGCTAGGCTATTGAAGTTCATGAAAGATGGCAACGATGGATGCATACTGTGTGACGGCGACGAGTTGTACAGTTCATCATTTGAGCGATTTGGAGATAAAAAAGTGGTATACATTGATGGTTGTTTTGACATATTTCATTTGGGGCATTTGCGTGCTATTGAAGTTGCTAAATCAATGGGAAATTACCTCATTGTTGGGTTATATGACGATGAAACTGTCAAATCAATAAAGGGTGAACCATTTCCCTTCACGAATTTGTTGGAGCGCGCCTTAACATTATTAG cCATGAAAAATGTTGACGAAGTGATACTGGGTGCCCCGTATATTATTACGAAGAGATTTTTGAAG GGGTTACAAGTTGACATCGTCGCCAGCGGCCATAGCTCTGACGAACACCTGTATCATAGGAGTCCGGACCCCTATGCCATACCTAGACAAATGGGTATACTAAACTATTTCGATTCTGGTAGC AACTGGACGACTATGGATATTATTGAACGAGTTGCGGAGAGAAGTTTCTACATTTGCGACAATGTGGAGAAACGGGTACTAAAGGAGAAGATGTTTTATCAAGATAAGGACATGGGCCCATTCGATATCCAAGAAAATTGA
- a CDS encoding Clathrin adaptor complex small chain (overlaps_old_locusTagID:BBM_II03420) — MIRVLLFQNMHGDTRLSKWYINYSLAERRKIEKEIYQIVIRRQKKWSNAIEYNGYKLVYRQYAGLIICACIDPNENPLAIFEMIHLFVEIMDLHFGDVCELDIVYNFIQVHALLDEFILAGSLAETCKNEVVARAKKNEKL, encoded by the coding sequence ATGATTAGAGTGCTACTATTTCAAAACATGCATGGTGACACTAGGCTATCCAAGTGgtacataaattatagcCTAGCAGAGAGGAGGAAGATTGAAAAggaaatttatcaaattgtaattagGAGACAAAAGAAATGGTCAAATGCCATTGAGTATAATGGTTACAAATTGGTATATCGCCAGTATGCTGggttgataatttgtgcCTGTATTGACCCCAATGAAAACCCCTTGGCAATATTTGAAATGATCCACCTATTTGTGGAAATAATGGATCTACACTTTGGCGACGTTTGTGAATTGGATATCGTCTACAACTTCATACAAGTACATGCACTGTtggatgaatttatattagCCGGAAGTTTAGCTGAGACTTGCAAGAACGAAGTAGTGGCTAGAGCTAAGAAAAATGAGAAGTTATAa
- a CDS encoding conserved Plasmodium protein, unknown function (overlaps_old_locusTagID:BBM_II03415) produces the protein MTIDPERNSNISCLAHGDQGIHIKYLNSEVLENFSVIILQEGDNVGNFVGRTRPYLSPDQFKSFYHSIGCKGSNHSGWNYMEWTEVEGRFIGTSSEDSGPIAVNEFIVAGNFEHISLAIIGKPIKFFDKFGQTTITSTYRGLLAADVLPLNTKNSISESIYSIRSNFVAFCKKFPHNRTKNLNFMDKILEIITTNSPNIANTSINSIVETLNHVDNAAAYKSLLNYLLESKKSYICKECIHFNQSYHNNCTRNKFTKYSNCYTHNCLYGIKLNIWYEIINYLSADNITDLEILTLMAIHKSLAALIYGKLIKTFQDGNNAKSLKLIRWLHPIANILAFQGFKFKWKFITDTTQTYITNWMVIDKVQSIQDIDKLSTLDNLKDFTLNSAFRDKLIVLIGKFIEEIAEKFEQSVTNRDYWSNILIICAITRTLKLTELEYGFETFKNMVSKIVTNCPTHYTNQCLHVNHVSNNNLSDTYKLIMFVAYLINDTLQFLIDWQKILHVALFSLSNPSELTRHLYNDTRYLRYEFCNLTGLLLPTAQAVNSKNAFKHGPNKIVNYFSKYIADTSYIVELKSFLWAAHKYEIAEEIITLSEGKSVASILAEVELAILNSTHKLFIETQRNYYLSQVYHLILLHQEDNFEDLLHSDDLCRFLIDGCFSNNPTTLVISSRVCEGLGIDGDNKLGTCWLDDLDQSMDDQDNNSLIRLLVFGKFAMNNKFSKSPLLVNAIKSLLSYLTNKNDTTVVNLVTDLIGSIIYNLENSLANGDILRPMIDSFCQFINHLTTLYNDDYNSSSEHNHIILHCLEILVLLRSKKLLIASLLFQIPEMFLNNLMERECDYTSIPVSAWTGFCLKNVFIYSIKLLIHSVNLGFDIAHKLIVLCLMIKETCSNTVCNLHGHFIDLLVYGVKDYLSFDAEIEDTQTLYELVELMKNKEYSISDSFNFELQKQLILSDIQQMDELVVKSGSKGIPLRIPVNILRADLRSDVVNSCLKMCNSQSITAAMDGIWADSIAILLSKEWNALNKSFKIELDGEMLRYYESANAVDIVGGKNKKRNKNIDIFRQRKNISSRAPSKHVDDFEFAVKLASSRGKGNAAKSLKMEANEWKNFVNDCKTMKIKIEKIIQDPEMLKNDDVRVTLAALLEKHTGVAKALELIGVNLGN, from the exons ATGACAATAGATCCAGAAAGAAACAGCAATATATCGTGTCTGGCACATGGCGATCAAGGAATCCATATTAAATACTTAAATTCAGAAGTGTTGGAGAATTTTtcagtgataattttgcaGGAAGGAGATAATGTGGGCAATTTTGTAGGAAGAACTCGCCCCTACCTCTCCCCAGACCAATTCAAATCCTTTTACCACTCAATAGGATGTAAAGGTTCAAATCATTCTGGCTGGAATTATATGGAATGGACAGAGGTTGAGGGTAGATTTATTGGTACATCTTCAGAAGATTCTGGGCCAATTGCTGTCAATGAATTTATCGTTGCAGGAAATTTCGAACACATTTCTCTGGCTATAATTGGTAAACCAATCAAATTCTTCGATAAATTTGGTCAAACTACTATAACTAGTACCTATAGGGGATTATTGGCAGCTGATGTACTGCCATTAAACACTAAAAATTCGATTTCAGAATCTATATATTCTATAAGGAGCAATTTTGTAGctttttgtaaaaaatttcctCATAATCGCACAAAAAATCTCAACTTCATGgacaaaattttggaaattatTACAACTAATAGCCCAAATATAGCTAATACTTCAATCAATTCAATTGTTGAAACTCTCAATCATGTAGACAATGCTGCTGCTTATAAATcactattaaattatttgcttGAATCCAAAAAATCTTATATTTGCAAAGAATGTATTCACTTTAACCAGTCATACCATAACAATTGTACACgcaacaaatttactaaATACTCCAACTGCTATACCCACAACTGTTTATATGGCATTAAACTCAATATTTGgtatgaaataattaattatttgagtGCTGATAATATTACggatttggaaattttgaCACTAATGGCAATTCACAAATCTCTTGCAGCGCTCATTTAtggcaaattaattaaaacGTTTCAAGATGGAAATAATGCTAAGTCGCTGAAATTGATCAGATGGTTACATCCCATAGCAAATATACTTGCATTTCAGggtttcaaatttaagtGGAAATTCATAACCGATACTACACAAACATACATTACAAATTGGATGGTCATAGACAAAGTACAATCCATTCAAGACATTGATAAGCTGTCTacattagataatttgaaaGACTTTACGCTTAACAGCGCCTTTAGAGATAAACTAATCGTTTTGATTGGTAAATTCATTGAAGAAATCGCAGAGAAGTTTGAACAATCAGTAACAAATCGTGATTATTGGTCAAACATACTAATCATCTGTGCTATAACACGCACACTAAAACTAACAGAACTTGAATATGGCTTTGAAacttttaaaaatatggtgtcaaaaattgttacaaattGTCCAACCCACTATACCAATCAGTGTCTACATGTAAACCATGTGTCAAACAATAACTTGAGTGATACATACAAGTTAATAATGTTTGTAGCATACTTGATAAATGATACCctgcaatttttgattgACTGGCAAAAGATTTTGCATGTTGCATTATTTTCGTTATCAAATCCATCAGAATTGACCCGTCATTTATACAATGACACTAGATACTTAAGATAtgaattttgcaatttgaCTGGATTATTGCTACCAACAGCCCAAGCAGTGAATAGTAAAAATGCATTTAAGCATGGACccaacaaaattgtaaattatttctcTAAATATATCGCTGACACTTCATATATTGTGGAACTAAAATCCTTCCTATGGGCGGCACACAAATACGAAATAGCAGAGGAAATAATAACGCTATCTGAAGGAAAATCAGTGGCTTCTATACTTGCAGAAGTTGAGCTGGCGATCCTTAATTCCACACATAAACTTTTTATTGAAACTCAACGCAATTACTATTTGTCACAAGTATATCATCTTATCCTATTGCACCAGGAAGATAACTTTGAAGATCTACTTCACTCGGATGATTTGTGCAGATTTCTAATTGATGGGTGTTTTAGCAACAATCCTACTACGCTAGTGATATCCAGTAGGGTATGTGAAGGCCTAGGAATTGATGgagataataaattgggTACATGCTGGTTAGATGATCTAGATCAGTCGATGGATGATCAAGATAACAATTCACTTATTAGATTGCTTGTGTTTGGAAAATTTGCTATgaataacaaattttctaAATCGCCATTGCTTGTAAATGCTATAAAAAGTTTATTGTCATATCTAACGAATAAGAATGACACAACAGTGGTTAACCTTGTAACTGATTTGATTGGTTCAATTATCtataatttggaaaattctTTGGCTAACGGTGATATATTGCGGCCTATGATTGACTcattttgtcaatttatcaatcacTTAACGACACTTTACAATGACGATTACAACAGCTCTAGTGAACataatcatataatattacattGTCTTGAAATTCTTGTGTTGTTAAgaagcaaaaaattattgatcGCAAGTTTACTATTTCAAATACCTGAAATGTTTCTCAACAATCTAATGGAGCGTGAATGCGACTACACTAGCATACCTGTTAGTGCATGGACTGGATTTTGCTTGAAAAACgtgtttatatattcaataaaattgcTAATTCACTCAGTAAATTTAGGGTTTGATATAGCACACAAGTTAATAGTTTTGTGCTTGATGATCAAAGAAACTTGTAGTAATACGGTGTGTAATTTACATGGACACTTTATAGATCTATTGGTATATGGAGTGAAAGACTACTTGAGTTTTGACGCCGAAATAGAAGATACCCAGACACTATATGAATTGGTTGAGTTGATGAAAAATAAAGAGTACAGTATAAGTGATTCtttcaattttgaattacaaaaacaattaatattgagTGACATACAACAGATGGATGAATTGGTTGTCAAAAGTGGCAGCAAAGGAATCCCTCTG CGCATACCTGTGAACATTTTAAGGGCAGATTTGAGAAGCGATGTTGTAAATAGTTGCCTTAAAATGTGTAACAGTCAAAGTATTACAGCGGCTATGGATGGCATTTGGGCTGACAGTATTGCAATTCTGCTAAGTAAAGAATGGAATGCACTgaataaatcattcaaaataGAG CTGGACGGTGAAATGCTGAGATATTACGAATCAGCGAATGCAGTGGATATTGTAGGTGGCAAAAATAAGAAAAGgaacaaaaatattgatatttttagaCAGCGTAAAAATATAAGCTCAAGAGCACCCTCAAAACAtgttgatgattttgaatttGCGGTAAAATTGGCATCTTCACGTGGAAAAGGCAATGCTGCTAAATCATTGAAGATGGAGGCTAACGAGTGGaaaaattttgtcaatGACTGTAAAACTatgaagataaaaattgaaaagatAATACAAGACCCTGAGATGTTGAAAAATGATGATGTTAGGGTAACACTAGCGGCTCTATTGGAGAAACATACTGGGGTGGCTAAGGCACTAGAATTGATTGGTGTCAACTTGGGAAATTGA
- a CDS encoding MRT4, mRNA turnover protein 4 (overlaps_old_locusTagID:BBM_II03445), producing the protein MPLSKRNRIVATSKVKKDGKNRKRVLIDSIRNSIQNEDVYVYVLELSNQRNAKLKELRGILFPGRIFYGKNKVMQIALGNSPETEICENIHKLSQMITGERALLITKEEPNMICKKLASFKPMEFAKTGFVSNTTITLKEDDKPLKDFPGSMEPQFRQLGLPTRLNMGKIELMGEANVCNEGEPLSSNQANLLKLLGHKLVEFRIAALAFYNDGTFKQL; encoded by the exons ATGCCCCTGAGTAAAAGAAACAGAATTGTAGCAACTTCCAAAGTTAAGAAGGATGGGAAGAATCGCAAACGAGTTCTTATCGACTCTATTAGAAATTCGATACAAAATGAAGATGTATACGTATATGTTTTGGAGCTTAGTAATCAAAGAAATGCCAAGTTAAAGGAATTGAGGGGAATTCTATTTCCTGGAAG GATATTCTATGGAAAAAACAAAGTAATGCAAATCGCCTTGGGAAATTCACCGGAAACTGAAATTTGCGAAAACATACACAAACTATCCCAA ATGATTACCGGAGAACGTGCGTTATTGATTACTAAAGAGGAACCAAACATgatttgcaaaaaattagcAAGCTTTAAGCCTATGGAATTTGCCAAAACTGGATTCGTCTCAAATACTACTATCACTCTCAAA GAAGATGATAAACCACTTAAAGACTTTCCAGGATCTATGGAACCTCAATTTAGACAACTTGGCCTACCTACCCGTTTAAATATGggaaaaattgaattaatgGGAGAGGCTAATGTTTGTAATGAGGGTGAACCATTGTCATCTAATCAGGCaaatttgctaaaattgCTCGGTCACAAACTTGTTGAGTTTAGAATTGCAGCGCTAGCGTTTTACAATGATGGCacatttaaacaattataa
- a CDS encoding Alanine--tRNA ligase (overlaps_old_locusTagID:BBM_II03435;~overlaps_old_locusTagID:BBM_II03440), which produces MYITSDKIRVPSKVVKSQFINYFESKNHTHWPGSSVVPNNDPSLLFVNAGMNQFKQIIMGQIDKDSGMSKLTRACNSQRCIRAGGKHNDLDDVGKDSYHHTFFEMLGNWSFGDYLKEDAIDFAWDLLVNIYNLDPTRLYATYFGGDPEHKGLPPDLESRDKWLKYLPENKVLPFGCKDNFWEMADTGPCGPCTEIHYDHVGDRDAANLVNADSPEVVELWNLVFMEYNREGNGSLKKLPKKCVDTGMGFERLVSVINGFTSNYDCDMFTTIHNEIQNLLPNIPPYAGKFGTDDKLLIDTTYRVISDHIRCITIAISDGIEPNNEGRGYVLRRILRRAIVYGKLYFNANEPWLYKLIPTVAETLEISGYKVDKVVTVVKDEEVLFSSTLDKGVEKFNKICNSLKSGDIISGKEAFLLYSSFGFPLDLTQIMANERNIGVDMVGFDRALLEHQRASEAINSSHDNVNNLIDTLSADVIHQIEQYTGIFTTDDSLKYEWSSAEGVGDSFDCKVIAIWDGKQFPQLVNPTSTDGIYGIVLDRTPFYSESGGQVSDIGQFTLNGSVCFNVLKAHKMGSYVIHVGHVLGKIGVGDVIKSCVSYELRCGSAKNHTSTHMLNYAIRRILSDNVDQKGSLVDPEKLRFDYNTSKPLEMEQIVTLQNFLNEMISSSLPVSTYVLKLENAMKINGIRAVFGESYPQNVRLLAIGLSGDLPEIEQLDGTKISLELCGGTHVSNTSEIRAIYVTCEEGISKGIRRITCITGKVAMEAMVRMENYFYQYQNILKQITTFSNTYDGNLYEQSIASTLNRDSLVALKGSIEKDRYLPLIDRKKLYTEIDNQLKLQWDTLKKYQKYLMGVVKLVTKEDPSIFPIEQGYHVIRSDDLHGDIKHMMIVAQSFTKKSKINVLILSKLPNVDDAGKNVDKFVCITADGCYKANEFIRDKFNDTDVTFDHAHIGSATGQIAYN; this is translated from the exons ATGTATATCActagtgataaaattagAGTGCCATCTAAAGTTGTAAAGAGTCAGTTTATCAACTATTTCGAGTCAAAAAATCACACACATTGGCCAGGTTCTTCAGTAGTTCCTAACAATGACCCATCCTTACTATTTGTCAATGCTGGGATGAACCAGTTCAAGCAGATTATTATGGGACAGATAGACAAAGATTCAGGCATGAGTAAATTGACTCGAGCTTGTAATTCTCAGAGATGCATTAGAGCTGGAGGGAAACATAATGATTTGGATGACGTGGGCAAGGATTCCTATCACCATACCTTCTTTGAAATGCTTGGTAATTGGAGTTTTGGTGATTATCTCAAGGAAGATGCTATTGATTTTGCATGGGATTTGTTAGTTAACATCTATAATCTGGATCCCACTAG gTTATATGCCACATATTTTGGAGGAGATCCTGAACACAAAGGTTTACCACCTGACCTAGAATCAAGGGACAAATGGCTAAAATATTTGCCCGAAAATAAAGTACTTCCTTTTGGCTGCAAAGACAATTTTTGGGAAATGGCTGACACTGGACCTTGTGGCCCTTGCACCGAAATCCACTATGATCATGTAGGAGATAGGGATGCTGCTAATCTGGTTAATGCGGATTCCCCTGAAGTTGTCGAGCTTTGGAATTTAGTTTTCATGGAATATAATAGGGAAGGGAATGGATCACTCAAGAAATTGCCTAAGAAATGTGTGGATACGG GCATGGGATTTGAACGTCTAGTATCAGTAATAAATGGCTTCACAAGTAACTACGACTGTGATATGTTCACTACAATACATAATGAGATTCAGAATTTGCTACCAAATATACCACCATATGCTGGAAAG TTTGGCACTGAcgataaattgttaatagaTACAACATATCGTGTTATTTCTGACCACATAAGATGTATAACTATTGCTATTAGTGATGGCATAGAGCCTAACAATGAAGGTAGGGGTTATGTACTACGACGAATTCTTAGAAGAGCTATTGTTTACGGAAAGTTATACTTCAATGCAA atgaACCATGGCTATATAAACTAATACCAACTGTTGCAGAAACATTAGAAATTTCAGGCTATAAGGTGGATAAAGTTGTGACTGTAGTGAAAGATGAGGAAGTACTATTCTCATCCACTTTGGATAAGGGTGTGGAGAAGTTcaacaaaatttgcaaCTCACTGAAATCTGGCGACATCATCAGTGGCAAAGAGGCATTTTTACTCTACTCTTCATTTGGGTTCCCCCTAGATCTCACCCAAATAATGGCTAATGAACGAAATATTGGCGTGGATATGGTGGGATTTGATAGGGCACTATTGGAACATCAAAGGGCATCTGAagcaattaattcatctcatgataatgtaaataatttaattgacACACTATCTGCAGATGTAATACATCAGATTGAGCAATATACTGGCATATTTACAACAGATGATTCGCTTAAATATGAGTGGTCGAGTGCTGAAGGCGTCGGAGATTCCTTTGATTGCAAAGTTATTGCTATTTGGGATGGAAAACAATTTCCTCAACTTGTTAATCCCACAAGCACTGATGGTATCTATGGAATAGTACTGGATAGGACGCCTTTTTATTCCGAATCTGGAGGGCAGGTATCGGACATTGGCCAATTCACATTAAACGGAAGTGTCTGTTTTAATGTGTTAAAAGCACACAAAATGGGTTCATACGTAATTCATGTTGGCCATGTACTAGGTAAAATTGGTGTAGGAGATGTAATAAAATCTTGTGTATCATATGAGCTGAGGTGTGGAAGTGCAAAGAATCACACCTCTACACATATGTTGAATTATGCAATCAGGAgg atattatcAGACAATGTAGATCAAAAGGGATCACTGGTTGATCCGGAAAAGCTTAGATTTGACTATAACACTTCTAAACCGCTTGAAATGGAACAGATTGTAACTTTGCAAAATTTCTTAAATGAAATGATTTCGTCTAGTTTACCCGTGTCAACATACGTGCTGAAACTGGAGAATGCCATGAAGATCAACGGGATAAGAGCAGTTTTTGGAGAATCATACCCTCAAAATGTACGATTATTGGCAATCGGTCTATCAGGTGATTTGCCTGAAATTGAACAACTAGATGGCACAAAAATATCGTTAGAATTATGCGGTGGTACGCACGTTAGCAATACTTCTGAAATTCGG GCAATTTATGTTACTTGTGAGGAAGGGATATCGAAGGGAATCAGAAGAATTACTTGCATCACCGGTAAAGTGGCAATGGAGGCTATGGTTAGGATGGAAAATTACTTTTATCAGTATCAAAACATACTCAAGCAAATAACCACATTTTCCAATACCTATGATGGTAATTTGTATGAACAATCCATTGCAAGCACTTTAAACAGGGACTCATTAGTTGCCCTAAAGGGATCGATTGAAAAGGATAGATACTTGCCGCTCATAGATAGGAAAAAGTTATACACAGAAATAGATAATCAACTAAAACTCCAATGGGATACACTTAAGAAGTATcagaaatatttaatgggCGTTGTAAAACTTGTGACTAAGGAGGACCCTTCAATATTTCCCATTGAACAAG GTTACCACGTAATAAGATCAGATGATCTCCATGGAGATATTAAGCATATGATGATTGTGGCACAGAGttttactaaaaaatcaaaaataaatgttCTGATACTATCCAAATTGCCGAATGTTGATGATGCTGGCAAaaatgttgataaatttgtctGCATAACAGCCGATGGATGTTATAAAgccaatgaatttataCGTGACAAGTTTAATGACACTGATGTGACTTTTGACCACGCACATATAGGTAGTGCCACGGGCCAGATAGCCTATAACTAA
- a CDS encoding N-glycosylase/DNA lyase (overlaps_old_locusTagID:BBM_II03425), which yields MWKDLKVPPETLRLSMVLPTGQLFTWKETKSGTWMGVIRSLIVECKETPTTTKYRIINLDNPLNNKLSEEFIHSLVTHLFNLQVDTMHVIESFKDDRLVKLHEKYKGLRVLQQDPVECIFSFICSANNNIKRITKMIQSLKEEAGIPLGNGWYQFPELYKLANLKTETLRKLGFGFRASRIPHAAKQILDRGGVEWLHQLKKLPLEDCRNELIQLSGVGPKIADCICLYSLGFINCVPLDVHILRVSSKYVPKGINGYNNIQKQLEKRFGPYAGWAQCLLYLEQISK from the exons ATGTGGAAGGATTTGAAAGTTCCGCCTGAGACTCTAAGATTGTCTATGGTCCTGCCAACAG GCCAACTTTTTACGTGGAAGGAGACAAAATCTGGTACTTGGATGGGTGTAATCCGATCTCTCATAGTAGAATGTAAAGAAACGCCAACAACTACCAAATACCG AATAATAAACTTAGACAATCCtttgaataataaattaagtGAAGAATTTATACATTCCCTAGTAACTCACCTGTTCAACTTACAAGTAGACACTATGCATGTTATTGAGAG TTTTAAAGACGATAGGCTGGTAAAATTACATGAAAAATACAAGGGACTAAGGGTGCTACAGCAG GACCCAGTAGAGTGTATATTCTCTTTCATCTGCTCagcaaataataatattaagaGGATAACAAAAATGATCCAGTCATTGAAAGAAGAGGCAGGAATTCCTTTAg GCAACGGTTGGTATCAATTTCCAGAACTATacaaattggcaaatttgaAAACTGAAACCCTTAGAAAATTAG GATTTGGATTTAGGGCATCAAGAATACCACATGCTGCCAAACAAATACTAGATCGTGGTGGTGTTGAATGGCTCCATCAACTAAAAAAATTGCCTCTTGAAGATTGTAGAAATGAGCTTATCCAATTAAG TGGCGTCGGGCCCAAAATTGCAGATTGTATCTGTTTGTATTCTCTAGGGTTCATTAATTGCGTCCCTTTGGATGTACACATACTTAGAGTTTCAAGCAAATATGTGCCCAAGGGTATCAATGGGTACAATAATATCCAAAAACAGTTAGAAAAACGGTTTGGCCCATATGCCGGATGGGCTCAGTGCCTATTGTATTTGGAACAGAtcagtaaataa